One Pseudomonadota bacterium genomic window carries:
- a CDS encoding CPXCG motif-containing cysteine-rich protein, which produces MEGSLVQDCEVCCNPWQLRICTHGDDRDVAVARADGSE; this is translated from the coding sequence ATGGAGGGGAGCCTGGTTCAGGACTGCGAAGTCTGCTGTAACCCCTGGCAACTCCGTATCTGCACTCACGGCGACGATCGCGACGTGGCGGTAGCGCGTGCAGATGGTTCAGAGTAG
- a CDS encoding class I SAM-dependent methyltransferase yields the protein MAYSMPEYDEISDWYAGARSSDAGVPDVAAFAGPLAAGAKVLDLGCGNGVPISQILVRSGFEVFGIDNSREMIARFRENCPSTHAQCATIQSSDFFNTMFDAVVAWGLLLHLTPADQEQAISKVSRVLNSGGKFLLTAGAQEGTAESRMNGVGFRYVSLEAVKYRTLLEEQGFDVLDEHSDEWENYVYVVQRRPAEERRRARTGDSTQQ from the coding sequence TTGGCCTATAGCATGCCGGAATACGACGAGATCTCCGATTGGTACGCTGGCGCCAGAAGTTCAGACGCCGGGGTTCCGGACGTCGCGGCGTTTGCTGGACCGCTCGCTGCCGGGGCGAAGGTCCTGGACCTCGGTTGTGGCAACGGAGTTCCCATTTCGCAGATTCTGGTCAGGAGTGGATTCGAGGTGTTCGGGATCGATAATTCGCGAGAGATGATCGCGCGCTTTCGGGAAAATTGTCCGAGCACTCACGCTCAGTGCGCAACCATCCAGAGTTCCGATTTCTTCAACACGATGTTCGATGCAGTTGTGGCCTGGGGCTTGTTGCTTCACCTGACGCCCGCCGATCAGGAGCAGGCCATATCGAAGGTGTCACGAGTCCTGAACTCCGGTGGGAAGTTCTTATTGACGGCCGGAGCCCAAGAGGGAACGGCAGAGAGTCGGATGAACGGCGTGGGGTTTCGCTATGTCTCTCTGGAAGCTGTAAAGTACCGCACCCTGCTGGAAGAGCAAGGGTTCGATGTGCTGGACGAGCATTCCGACGAATGGGAGAACTACGTGTACGTAGTGCAGAGGCGGCCAGCCGAGGAGCGGCGCAGGGCGCGAACGGGTGATTCGACACAACAGTGA
- a CDS encoding VOC family protein: MQVIQKITQKITPCLWFDDQAEEAVEFYTAIFRNSKIVNVARYGEAGHEVHGKPAGTVMIVAFELDGQAFTALNGGPMFKFNEAISFQVNCETQEEVDYYWEKLSEGGDEKAQQCGWLKDKYGASWQVVPSVLIEMTNDPDSEKSQRAMEAMLQMKKIDIDELKRAYAG, translated from the coding sequence ATGCAAGTCATTCAAAAGATCACCCAAAAGATCACCCCATGTTTGTGGTTTGACGATCAAGCCGAAGAGGCAGTTGAGTTTTATACCGCTATTTTTAGAAATTCAAAGATCGTAAACGTTGCTCGTTACGGAGAAGCTGGACATGAGGTCCACGGAAAACCGGCGGGAACGGTAATGATCGTGGCATTTGAACTAGATGGGCAGGCGTTTACCGCACTCAACGGCGGCCCGATGTTCAAATTCAACGAGGCCATCTCGTTCCAAGTCAATTGCGAGACACAGGAAGAAGTGGACTATTACTGGGAGAAGCTATCTGAGGGCGGGGATGAAAAGGCACAGCAGTGCGGCTGGCTCAAGGACAAATACGGCGCTTCATGGCAAGTTGTTCCCAGCGTTTTGATCGAGATGACCAATGACCCCGATTCTGAAAAATCCCAAAGAGCCATGGAGGCAATGCTTCAAATGAAGAAGATCGACATTGATGAACTAAAGCGGGCGTATGCTGGATAG
- the dksA gene encoding RNA polymerase-binding protein DksA produces the protein MDSAPPKRPAWGEYSGFTPYDPEPGEDYMGPRQVEHFRQILLAWRRELMDEVERTVHHLQDDAGTFADPNDRATQEEEFALELRTRERERKLIKKIGESLASLELGDYGYCEVCGVEIGIRRLEARPTATQCIDCKTLDEIRERQLG, from the coding sequence ATTGATTCCGCGCCGCCGAAGCGCCCCGCGTGGGGTGAGTACTCCGGGTTCACACCCTACGATCCGGAACCCGGCGAGGACTACATGGGTCCGCGGCAGGTCGAGCATTTCCGCCAGATCCTCTTGGCGTGGCGTCGCGAGCTGATGGACGAGGTGGAGCGCACCGTTCATCACCTGCAGGACGATGCCGGCACCTTCGCGGATCCCAACGATCGGGCCACCCAGGAAGAGGAGTTCGCGCTGGAGCTCCGCACCCGGGAGCGGGAGCGTAAGCTCATCAAAAAGATCGGGGAATCGCTCGCGAGCCTCGAGCTCGGCGATTACGGTTACTGCGAGGTCTGCGGCGTCGAGATCGGCATCAGGCGCCTGGAGGCACGCCCCACGGCGACGCAATGCATCGACTGCAAGACCCTCGACGAGATCAGGGAACGCCAGCTCGGGTGA